One window from the genome of Amycolatopsis sp. NBC_01480 encodes:
- a CDS encoding FMN-dependent NADH-azoreductase codes for MTDMLTEAPLLHLDSSADGAESVSRRLTALFAAAWRGPVRRRDLAEEPVPLIRAPYATLGRRVERHGAIALDDVAGLAADEAELREWALTRPLIDQLRDAHTVLLGLPMYNFTVPASLKAWIDRVTFPGAFTGPANGERVLRDTNFVLVAARGGGYGPGTPREAFDFQLPYLRAYLTNLGVTPERLSVVKAELTRVRENPALAGMEALAAESLATAAAEVTELAGKLQADT; via the coding sequence ATGACCGACATGCTAACCGAGGCGCCGCTGCTGCACCTCGACTCCAGTGCCGACGGGGCCGAGTCCGTGAGCCGGCGGCTGACCGCGCTGTTCGCGGCGGCCTGGCGCGGGCCGGTGCGACGCCGTGACCTCGCCGAGGAGCCGGTGCCGCTGATCCGCGCGCCGTACGCGACGCTCGGCCGTCGCGTGGAGCGGCACGGGGCGATCGCGCTCGACGACGTCGCCGGGCTGGCCGCCGACGAAGCCGAGCTGCGCGAATGGGCGCTGACCCGCCCGTTGATCGATCAGCTCCGCGACGCGCACACGGTCCTGCTGGGCCTGCCGATGTACAACTTCACCGTGCCGGCCTCGCTGAAGGCGTGGATCGACCGGGTTACGTTCCCGGGCGCCTTCACCGGCCCGGCGAACGGGGAGCGGGTGCTGCGCGACACGAACTTCGTGCTGGTCGCCGCCCGCGGCGGGGGTTACGGCCCCGGCACCCCGCGCGAGGCCTTCGACTTCCAGCTGCCGTACCTGCGTGCGTACCTGACGAACCTCGGGGTGACGCCGGAGCGGCTTTCGGTGGTGAAGGCGGAGCTGACGCGCGTACGCGAGAACCCCGCGCTCGCAGGCATGGAAGCCCTCGCCGCGGAGTCGCTCGCCACAGCGGCCGCGGAGGTGACCGAGCTGGCCGGAAAGCTCCAGGCGGACACCTGA